A region from the Gammaproteobacteria bacterium genome encodes:
- a CDS encoding helix-turn-helix domain-containing protein, with protein sequence MLTRGRLATRTGCNIETIRYYETIGLLPAPARTASGYRSYSDEHLRRLNFIQRARALGFSGEQIRGLLELTEAGANKTRADVKALTEAHIDEISLKIKDLQKIRKRLSQISSFCDGSNQSASTCPILESLFDDA encoded by the coding sequence ATGCTGACGCGTGGAAGACTCGCCACCCGCACGGGTTGCAATATTGAGACTATCCGATACTACGAAACGATAGGATTATTGCCGGCACCGGCGCGTACCGCGTCGGGTTACCGTAGTTACAGCGATGAGCACCTGCGTCGTTTGAATTTCATCCAGCGCGCCCGTGCGCTCGGATTTTCAGGCGAGCAAATCCGGGGATTACTGGAATTAACGGAAGCCGGTGCCAACAAAACGCGTGCCGATGTAAAGGCGCTGACAGAGGCGCATATCGATGAAATCAGCCTAAAAATCAAGGATCTGCAAAAAATACGAAAACGTTTGAGCCAGATTTCGTCGTTTTGTGATGGTTCGAATCAAAGTGCCAGCACCTGCCCGATCCTGGAATCGCTTTTCGACGATGCCTAA
- the cpdA gene encoding 3',5'-cyclic-AMP phosphodiesterase, translated as MSSPVEAKPRQFTPANPDRVSLVQITDCHIFAAAEDCLRGMNTRRSFEAVSRAAVDNSGHLDLLLATGDLSQDGSAGSYAYLARQFDDMEIATFWLPGNHDEIDNMREHFTGNQIDAAKHILIADWQIVMLDSTISGEVHGRVSGNQLQFLGDCLRAYPEKHGLVCLHHQALDTGSLWIDQMGLLDADRFREKITQHDNVRGVLWGHVHQETRQTIDDIEWMSTPSSCVQFKPNSKDFAIGTETPGYRYISLHPDGSISSRVHRVDNF; from the coding sequence ATGAGTAGCCCCGTCGAAGCAAAGCCCAGGCAATTCACACCGGCCAACCCGGATCGGGTCAGCCTGGTACAAATCACGGACTGCCATATTTTTGCGGCAGCAGAAGACTGTCTGCGGGGCATGAATACCCGGCGTAGTTTCGAGGCGGTCAGCCGGGCCGCCGTTGATAACAGTGGCCACCTGGATCTATTGCTTGCTACCGGCGACCTTTCGCAGGACGGTAGCGCCGGCTCTTACGCCTACCTGGCTCGGCAGTTCGATGATATGGAAATCGCAACCTTCTGGTTACCGGGCAACCACGATGAAATCGATAACATGCGGGAACATTTCACTGGAAACCAAATTGACGCGGCCAAACATATTCTGATCGCCGACTGGCAAATCGTCATGCTGGATTCGACAATCAGCGGCGAGGTTCACGGGCGTGTTTCCGGGAATCAATTGCAATTTCTGGGCGACTGCCTGCGAGCCTATCCCGAGAAGCATGGCCTGGTCTGTCTTCATCACCAGGCACTGGATACCGGCAGTTTGTGGATTGACCAGATGGGCTTGCTGGACGCTGATCGATTTCGCGAAAAAATTACCCAACACGACAATGTCAGGGGTGTGTTATGGGGGCATGTACACCAGGAAACACGACAGACGATCGACGACATCGAATGGATGTCGACGCCGTCAAGCTGTGTTCAGTTCAAACCCAACAGCAAGGATTTTGCGATTGGCACCGAGACTCCCGGATATCGATATATCAGTCTCCACCCGGATGGGAGCATATCGTCCCGGGTTCATCGCGTGGATAATTTTTAG
- a CDS encoding cytochrome c, giving the protein MHLLKYGIVLLLLVTSFNSVAAERWFTQEVVDYGAPRYQKNCAVCHGVNAEGTKEWKKPDENGNYPPPPLNGTAHAWHHSIPQLARSIKEGGIKLGGVMPAFVDKLSDQEVLAVIAYFQSKWPDEVYKVWHDRNMQ; this is encoded by the coding sequence ATGCACTTGCTTAAATATGGAATTGTCTTACTGCTGCTTGTTACCAGTTTCAATAGTGTGGCAGCCGAACGCTGGTTTACCCAGGAGGTGGTCGACTACGGCGCTCCCCGATACCAGAAAAACTGCGCGGTCTGTCACGGCGTCAATGCCGAGGGTACGAAGGAATGGAAGAAGCCGGACGAGAATGGCAACTACCCGCCCCCGCCGCTCAATGGCACGGCCCATGCCTGGCATCATTCGATTCCTCAACTCGCCCGCTCCATTAAAGAAGGCGGCATTAAACTGGGCGGCGTCATGCCAGCATTTGTCGACAAACTCTCCGACCAGGAAGTCCTCGCGGTGATTGCTTACTTTCAATCGAAATGGCCTGACGAGGTTTACAAGGTCTGGCATGACCGGAACATGCAGTAA
- a CDS encoding HlyU family transcriptional regulator, translating into MALGKFFKSLLGDTAGSGQPEPSEPIDYKGFSIEAAPINEDGKYRTAGYISGELDGENRRIQFIRADLNGELQAAIDHSVTKARQIIDEQGTSLLNKTHL; encoded by the coding sequence ATGGCACTCGGCAAATTTTTCAAATCACTTCTGGGTGACACGGCCGGTTCCGGTCAACCGGAACCTTCAGAGCCGATTGACTACAAGGGATTTTCGATCGAAGCCGCACCCATTAACGAAGATGGCAAGTACCGTACCGCCGGTTATATCAGCGGCGAACTGGACGGTGAAAACAGGCGGATCCAGTTTATCCGCGCCGATCTGAACGGTGAACTGCAGGCAGCCATCGATCATTCTGTCACCAAGGCACGGCAAATTATCGATGAACAGGGTACGAGCCTGTTAAACAAAACCCATCTTTAA
- a CDS encoding tetratricopeptide repeat protein has translation MRSLNLVLQMTVALVFCFPNISSADQTDQRLDGLFHTLQTSQDMEVLLEAEATIWEIWYESGKETVDAMMLEAAELVRAGDLSGAESVYSRVIEEAPGFSEGWNRRATVRFYQRDYAGSLDDIEQTLKLEPRHFGAVWGLGMILGTQQDFERAIIAFERLLEIKPNATDARPRIELLKRELAKQSV, from the coding sequence ATGAGATCGTTAAATCTTGTGTTACAAATGACCGTGGCCCTGGTTTTTTGTTTTCCCAACATCAGCTCCGCCGATCAAACCGATCAACGTCTCGACGGACTTTTTCATACCCTGCAAACCAGCCAGGACATGGAAGTCCTGCTGGAAGCCGAAGCCACAATATGGGAAATCTGGTACGAAAGTGGCAAGGAGACGGTCGATGCCATGATGCTGGAGGCGGCCGAGTTGGTCCGCGCGGGAGATCTAAGCGGGGCCGAGTCAGTTTATTCCAGGGTTATTGAGGAAGCACCTGGATTCTCGGAGGGCTGGAATCGTCGCGCCACGGTGCGCTTTTATCAGCGTGATTATGCTGGCTCACTCGACGACATCGAGCAAACCCTGAAACTCGAACCCCGTCATTTTGGGGCTGTCTGGGGGCTTGGGATGATCCTCGGTACCCAGCAAGATTTTGAACGCGCCATTATCGCTTTCGAACGCCTGCTGGAAATCAAGCCTAATGCGACTGACGCACGCCCCCGTATCGAGTTACTTAAACGGGAACTGGCAAAACAATCTGTCTAA